One window of Mangrovibacterium diazotrophicum genomic DNA carries:
- the menC gene encoding o-succinylbenzoate synthase — MIGYFKKYELEFKQPAGTSRGVLKTRTVWYLYVEENGRTGLGECAPLPGLSKETPEQIDYLIEDVCSDPMHFFENEELLLDYPSLRFALETALLDLQNGGKRILYPSAFTEGTAGIPINGLIWMGEADQMQQQIEAKLAAGFRCIKLKIGALDFAKELHLLKSIRERFSPEKITLRVDANGGFKVDEAWQKLEQLAELQLHSIEQPIIAGRWADMAKLCDETPLPIALDEELIGLNKRDDKELLLDMVRPQYLILKPSLHGGLSGCDEWIELANDRNIGWWITSYLESNIGLNAIAQWAFTKNVHMHQGLGTGQLFTNNIESPLEIRGEQLWFDPAKGFGL; from the coding sequence ATGATTGGTTATTTCAAAAAATACGAGCTCGAATTTAAACAGCCCGCCGGTACTTCGCGCGGGGTGTTGAAGACGCGCACCGTTTGGTATTTGTACGTTGAAGAGAATGGGCGAACCGGCCTGGGCGAATGTGCCCCACTTCCCGGACTGAGCAAGGAAACACCCGAGCAAATTGACTACCTGATTGAAGATGTCTGCTCGGACCCGATGCACTTTTTCGAGAACGAGGAACTGCTGCTCGACTACCCGTCGCTGCGCTTTGCCTTAGAAACGGCTTTGCTCGACCTGCAAAACGGAGGCAAGCGCATTCTCTACCCCTCAGCATTTACGGAAGGAACAGCCGGAATTCCGATCAACGGATTGATTTGGATGGGCGAAGCGGACCAGATGCAACAACAAATTGAGGCGAAGCTGGCTGCCGGTTTTCGCTGCATCAAACTAAAGATTGGTGCCCTGGATTTTGCGAAAGAGCTGCATCTGCTAAAATCTATCAGGGAGCGCTTCAGCCCCGAAAAAATTACGCTTCGAGTTGATGCCAATGGTGGCTTTAAGGTTGATGAGGCCTGGCAAAAGCTCGAACAGCTGGCAGAACTTCAACTACACTCGATTGAGCAACCGATTATTGCCGGACGCTGGGCCGACATGGCCAAGCTGTGCGACGAAACTCCCCTGCCAATTGCGCTGGACGAAGAGCTGATTGGCCTCAACAAACGCGACGATAAAGAATTGTTGCTGGATATGGTGCGTCCGCAATACCTGATTCTGAAGCCGAGCTTGCACGGCGGACTGTCGGGTTGCGACGAGTGGATTGAGCTGGCCAACGACCGGAACATTGGTTGGTGGATTACCTCGTACCTGGAGTCGAACATTGGGCTAAACGCCATTGCACAGTGGGCTTTTACGAAAAATGTGCACATGCACCAGGGCCTCGGAACCGGGCAGCTGTTTACCAACAACATTGAGTCGCCGCTGGAAATCCGGGGCGAGCAGTTGTGGTTTGACCCCGCGAAGGGATTTGGACTGTAG
- a CDS encoding AMP-binding protein — MKLFPSHITLNGDSTKVENQLAKRENTTGWERDWLDFLSEWYDEREYIEVNTSGSTGEPKTISLKKDFVAASALRTIQFFNLKEGDRILHCLPARYIAGKLMVVRALIGQLDLHVVDPATDFRILQSDLHFKFAAMVINQVSKILEFGIWNLEFDRRNLDFLLLGGSGIPRPLEEKLQQINTACYSSYAMTETATHIALRQLNGSEKDAWYHCLDGISIKLNEMGCVRIEMDGLENGFLQTNDLGELRDEKTFRILGRVDNRIISGGLKFSPEELEQKLESAIDRPFYISSKPDERLGARLVLIVEGTESPELISQLLESCADRLTRYEQPREIIFTPTLPRTGNGKIKRLPPDQL, encoded by the coding sequence TTGAAACTCTTTCCGTCACATATCACCTTAAACGGCGATTCAACAAAGGTTGAAAACCAGCTTGCCAAGCGCGAAAACACCACCGGTTGGGAACGCGACTGGCTCGACTTTCTGAGTGAGTGGTATGACGAGCGCGAGTACATTGAGGTGAACACTTCGGGCAGTACGGGCGAGCCGAAAACCATTTCGCTGAAAAAAGACTTTGTGGCGGCCAGCGCGCTGCGAACCATTCAATTTTTCAACCTAAAAGAAGGCGACCGCATTCTGCATTGCCTCCCTGCGCGCTACATTGCCGGGAAATTGATGGTGGTTCGGGCGCTGATCGGCCAACTGGATTTGCACGTGGTTGACCCGGCTACCGACTTCAGAATCCTTCAATCCGACCTTCACTTTAAATTTGCTGCGATGGTCATCAACCAGGTCTCCAAAATTTTGGAATTTGGAATTTGGAATTTGGAATTTGACCGGCGGAATCTGGACTTTCTGCTCCTTGGCGGCTCGGGCATCCCCAGGCCGCTCGAGGAAAAGCTACAGCAAATCAACACAGCCTGTTATTCCAGCTACGCCATGACGGAAACAGCCACCCACATAGCCCTCCGCCAGTTGAACGGTTCGGAAAAGGATGCTTGGTACCACTGCCTCGACGGAATCAGCATCAAGTTAAACGAGATGGGCTGTGTGCGCATTGAAATGGACGGGCTGGAAAACGGATTTTTGCAAACCAACGATCTGGGAGAGTTGAGAGATGAAAAGACTTTCCGTATTCTTGGGCGTGTTGACAACCGCATTATTTCAGGCGGATTAAAGTTTTCACCCGAAGAGCTCGAACAAAAACTTGAAAGCGCCATCGATCGACCGTTTTACATTTCCTCCAAACCCGATGAGCGCCTGGGCGCCCGGCTGGTCCTAATTGTTGAAGGAACTGAAAGCCCCGAATTGATCTCTCAATTGCTCGAAAGCTGCGCCGACCGCCTGACTCGCTATGAGCAGCCCCGTGAAATCATTTTCACTCCTACCCTTCCGCGTACCGGCAATGGCAAAATCAAAAGGCTGCCGCCGGATCAACTGTAA